In Streptococcus dysgalactiae subsp. dysgalactiae, the following are encoded in one genomic region:
- a CDS encoding extracellular solute-binding protein, with the protein MRKPNWNWRISLVLAILFFLLGICTLANLSPSRTLPSKELVILSPNSQTILTGTIPAFEEKYGIKVKIIQGGTGQLIDRLRQKRSSLKADIFFGGNYTQFESHKHLFESYLSPEVATVLPDYQLPSDRATPYTINGSVLIVNNELVQGLSITSYEDLLQPALKGKIAFADPNKSSSAFSQLTNILLAKGGYTHSEAWDYVKQLLINTNSMRAASSSDVYQSVAAGKMIVGLTYEDPCINLQKSGANVSIVYPREGTVFVPSSVAIVRNAPAMEEAKLFINFMLSRDVQHAFGQSTSNRPVRQDAQTSHDMKPLEEITTLKEDYAYVTKHKKKILNTYNQMVKDLENIKE; encoded by the coding sequence ATGAGAAAACCTAACTGGAATTGGAGGATTAGCCTGGTTCTTGCGATTCTTTTCTTTCTTCTTGGCATTTGCACCCTTGCCAATTTGTCACCGTCTAGAACATTACCATCAAAAGAACTCGTGATTTTGAGTCCGAATAGCCAAACGATTTTGACCGGAACCATCCCTGCTTTTGAGGAAAAATATGGGATTAAGGTTAAGATTATCCAAGGAGGGACTGGCCAGCTCATTGATCGCTTGCGCCAGAAGAGAAGTTCATTGAAAGCTGACATTTTCTTTGGAGGCAATTACACGCAATTTGAAAGTCATAAACACTTATTTGAATCTTACCTGTCTCCTGAGGTAGCGACAGTTCTTCCAGATTACCAATTGCCTAGTGATAGAGCCACTCCATACACCATAAATGGCAGTGTCTTGATTGTGAATAATGAATTGGTACAAGGACTTAGCATCACAAGCTATGAAGATCTCCTTCAACCAGCTTTAAAAGGAAAGATAGCTTTTGCTGACCCGAATAAGTCTTCCAGTGCTTTTTCGCAGTTAACAAATATATTACTTGCTAAGGGTGGCTATACTCATTCAGAAGCTTGGGATTATGTGAAGCAGTTGCTCATCAATACCAATTCAATGAGGGCTGCTAGTTCGTCGGATGTCTACCAATCTGTCGCTGCAGGAAAGATGATTGTTGGTCTAACCTATGAAGACCCTTGCATTAATCTCCAAAAGAGCGGCGCCAACGTTTCGATTGTCTACCCTAGAGAAGGGACAGTGTTTGTCCCTTCATCTGTGGCCATTGTCAGAAATGCTCCAGCGATGGAAGAAGCCAAGTTGTTCATTAATTTTATGCTTTCTCGAGATGTGCAACATGCGTTTGGTCAGTCAACCAGTAACAGACCCGTTCGGCAAGACGCTCAGACAAGTCATGACATGAAACCACTTGAGGAGATTACTACCCTAAAAGAAGATTATGCCTATGTGACCAAGCATAAGAAAAAGATATTAAATACCTACAACCAAATGGTGAAAGATTTGGAGAATATTAAAGAATGA
- a CDS encoding YjjG family noncanonical pyrimidine nucleotidase: protein MTYTHLFFDLDHTLLDFDAAEEVALTKLLEEYQVTDIKAYKDYYKPMNQNLWKQLEYGGISKVDLINSRFALLFAHFGVTVDGRELAEAYQKHLKHQGQVYVGAKELLEKLVAKGYNLYVATNGIATIQQGRLEASGLVPYFKAIFISEQSGSQKPNKAFYDWMTQQVPHYQPDQAVMIGDSLSADIQGGINAGMDTLWYNPKHLLNNSPVHPTYEVSDYQALLTSIMGTTDNSL from the coding sequence TTGACATATACACACCTTTTTTTCGATCTTGACCACACCTTACTGGATTTTGATGCGGCAGAAGAGGTTGCCTTGACCAAGTTGCTAGAAGAATATCAAGTTACTGATATTAAGGCCTATAAGGACTACTATAAACCGATGAACCAAAACCTGTGGAAACAATTGGAGTATGGAGGTATTAGTAAAGTAGACTTGATTAATTCTCGTTTTGCTCTGCTATTTGCTCATTTTGGAGTGACGGTTGATGGTAGGGAGTTAGCAGAAGCTTATCAAAAGCATTTAAAGCATCAAGGGCAAGTTTATGTTGGTGCTAAGGAACTGTTAGAAAAACTAGTCGCCAAAGGCTACAACCTATATGTGGCAACCAATGGCATCGCAACAATCCAACAAGGTCGATTGGAAGCATCTGGTTTGGTGCCTTACTTCAAAGCCATTTTTATTTCGGAACAGTCGGGTAGTCAAAAACCTAACAAAGCTTTCTACGATTGGATGACCCAGCAGGTTCCTCATTACCAACCTGACCAGGCTGTGATGATTGGCGATAGCTTATCGGCTGATATTCAAGGGGGAATTAATGCTGGCATGGATACCTTATGGTACAACCCAAAGCATCTCCTGAATAACAGCCCTGTTCATCCGACTTATGAGGTGTCAGATTATCAAGCCCTGCTGACCTCTATTATGGGAACAACTGACAATAGCCTTTAA
- a CDS encoding response regulator transcription factor — MYKLVIIEDEHIIRKWLRYAVDYESLGIVVVGEAKDGKAGATLIRECQPHIVLTDINMPIMTAFDMFEETREQNYAKIILSGYADFPNAQSAIHYGVLEFLTKPIEKAALWDCLQSIVDQIESQKKAGRQESSSLYLPLPQVNDQFPDIVKAILDWVHEHFQDKITTGQLAHELGYSESYLYQIVKKHLQMTLNEYINQYRINQAIQLMEKEPDLMVYQIAEAVGIYDYRYFDRVFKKYLGQTVKAFKEHHFLKTHEGVCHEKT, encoded by the coding sequence ATGTATAAATTAGTGATTATTGAAGATGAACATATTATCCGAAAATGGCTGCGCTACGCCGTTGACTATGAGTCTTTAGGAATTGTCGTTGTAGGCGAGGCCAAAGATGGTAAAGCAGGTGCTACCTTAATCCGAGAGTGTCAGCCACATATTGTCCTGACAGACATCAACATGCCCATCATGACCGCATTTGACATGTTTGAAGAGACCAGGGAACAGAACTATGCCAAAATTATCTTATCTGGCTATGCCGATTTTCCTAATGCACAATCAGCCATTCATTATGGTGTTCTGGAATTTTTAACCAAACCGATCGAAAAAGCTGCTCTTTGGGATTGTCTTCAAAGCATCGTTGATCAGATAGAAAGTCAAAAGAAAGCAGGCAGACAGGAAAGTTCCTCTCTCTACCTACCTTTACCCCAGGTGAATGATCAGTTTCCTGACATTGTCAAAGCTATTCTGGATTGGGTACATGAGCATTTTCAAGATAAAATTACCACAGGTCAATTGGCTCATGAGTTGGGATATAGTGAAAGTTACCTTTATCAAATCGTAAAAAAACACCTTCAAATGACTTTGAATGAGTACATCAACCAATACCGCATTAACCAGGCCATTCAACTAATGGAAAAAGAGCCGGACTTAATGGTATACCAAATAGCAGAAGCAGTTGGAATTTATGATTATCGTTATTTTGACAGGGTATTTAAAAAATACCTTGGCCAGACAGTCAAAGCTTTTAAAGAACATCATTTTCTGAAAACACACGAAGGAGTATGTCATGAGAAAACCTAA
- a CDS encoding thioredoxin family protein produces MMTQTIFKVLGSGCKKCNLLEEHVRQASQEEGVPVTIEHEKDFTEIAKYGVMATPALVLNEEVVSSGKVLTVEDIKTILRNSYQS; encoded by the coding sequence ATGATGACTCAAACCATTTTTAAAGTGTTAGGATCTGGTTGCAAAAAATGCAATCTTCTAGAAGAACATGTGAGACAAGCTTCTCAAGAAGAAGGTGTCCCAGTAACCATTGAACACGAAAAAGACTTTACCGAGATTGCTAAATATGGTGTTATGGCGACCCCGGCTTTAGTATTGAACGAGGAGGTTGTTTCTTCTGGCAAAGTATTGACAGTTGAAGATATTAAAACCATTCTTCGCAACAGTTACCAGTCATAA
- a CDS encoding ArsR/SmtB family transcription factor, translating into MSNYHNGIQIFKALADNNRLTILEYLKNGETCACVLIEELGIAQSALSYHMKILCQSGLVRSRQKGKWKHYSLSAAAGQEAVDLLNDILSLHDPSSNNCECRQKSS; encoded by the coding sequence GTGAGTAATTATCATAACGGCATTCAGATTTTTAAAGCACTAGCCGATAATAATCGTCTTACTATTTTAGAGTATTTAAAAAATGGTGAAACCTGTGCCTGTGTGTTAATAGAAGAGCTAGGCATTGCACAATCTGCCCTATCCTATCATATGAAAATCTTGTGCCAATCTGGACTTGTAAGGAGTAGACAAAAGGGGAAATGGAAACATTATAGCCTGAGTGCTGCCGCTGGCCAAGAAGCAGTTGACCTACTAAATGATATTCTATCCCTTCATGATCCTTCCTCTAACAATTGTGAATGTCGACAAAAGTCATCGTGA
- a CDS encoding YkgJ family cysteine cluster protein, whose amino-acid sequence MSSKTIDIEKYHQLALQRQAEHRKFLAALKKKPPKHLDKIVQDIHQEVFQEIDCMACANCCKDLGPDLTEADIVKIAKLFRMKLATFEKTYLHVDEDGDKVFQSMPCPFLGGDNLCSIYDVRPKACREFPHTDRKKIYQINHLTLKNTLICPAAYEFVERLRKRLDSC is encoded by the coding sequence ATGTCATCAAAAACCATTGATATTGAAAAATACCATCAACTAGCTTTGCAACGGCAGGCTGAACACCGAAAGTTTTTAGCAGCCTTAAAGAAAAAACCACCTAAACATCTCGATAAGATTGTCCAAGACATTCATCAAGAAGTTTTTCAAGAGATTGATTGCATGGCCTGTGCTAACTGTTGTAAAGATTTAGGGCCTGACTTGACAGAGGCTGATATTGTCAAAATTGCCAAGCTCTTTCGGATGAAGTTGGCAACCTTTGAAAAAACTTATTTGCACGTCGATGAGGATGGTGATAAGGTTTTCCAGTCCATGCCTTGCCCGTTTTTAGGCGGGGACAATCTTTGTAGCATTTATGATGTGAGACCCAAAGCCTGCCGAGAATTCCCTCACACAGACCGCAAAAAAATCTACCAGATTAATCATCTCACACTCAAGAATACCTTGATTTGTCCAGCAGCTTACGAGTTTGTGGAACGCTTAAGGAAGCGTTTAGACAGTTGTTAA